Proteins encoded by one window of Salvia splendens isolate huo1 chromosome 5, SspV2, whole genome shotgun sequence:
- the LOC121805338 gene encoding lanC-like protein GCL2, translating to MADRFFQNEMPDFLQENPNIIEEEPTENRERVQIHPQGTRDSLLRFLSLPYSSLSPQLQRAALDLKQTILVETWGLSGRIVKDYSLYAGTLGTAYLLFKSFQVTGNKYDLSLCLEIVKACDSSSTQSRDVTFLCGRAGVCALGAVAAKHVDNCKLFDYYLSQFKEIKPSKDLQDELLYGRAGYLWTCLFLNKHFGKDTIPAPYMGDIVKEIIRNGRELGKQGRCPLMFEWHGERYWGAAHGLAGIMHVLMEFELTSDELEDVKGTLKYMISRRLPSGNYPAGEEDKKHDALVHWCHGAPGVTLTLVKAAEVFGEREFLKAAMDAAEVVWNRGLLKRLGICHGISGNAYAFLALYRLTGIVEYLYRAKAFACFLLDRAHILMSMGEMHGGDNPFSLFEGVGGMAHLFLDMVQPKNARFPAYEL from the exons ATGGCGGACCGCTTCTTCCAGAATGAGATGCCCGACTTCCTGCAAGAAAACCCCAACATCATCGAAGAGGAACCCACGGAAAATCGCGAGAGGGTTCAAATTCACCCGCAGGGTACTCGCGACTCGCTCTTGAGGTTTCTCTCACTGCCAtactcctctctctctccacaGCTACAGCGTGCAGCCCTCGACCTCAAACAAACT ATTTTGGTGGAGACGTGGGGGCTGAGCGGGCGAATTGTGAAAGACTACTCTCTCTATGCCGGCACATTGGGAACTGCTTATTTGCTCTTCAAATCTTTCCAAGTGACTGGTAACAAGTATGATTTGAGTCTATGCTTAGAGATTGTCAAAGCCTGCGATTCCTCTTCGACTCAATCCAG GGATGTAACCTTTTTATGTGGGAGAGCCGGAGTATGTGCTTTGGGAGCCGTGGCTGCAAAGCATGTCGACAATTGCAAGTTGTTCGATTACTATCTCTCCCAATTCAAAGAG ATAAAGCCGTCGAAAGATCTCCAGGACGAGTTGTTGTATGGTAGAGCTGGGTATTTGTGGACTTGTTTGTTTCTGAATAAGCATTTCGGCAAGGATACTATTCCGGCACCCTACATG GGTGATATTGTGAAAGAGATCATCAGGAATGGAAGGGAACTAGGAAAACAGGGAAGGTGCCCATTGATGTTCGAATGGCACGGTGAAAGGTATTGGGGTGCGGCTCATGGCTTGGCTGGAATCATGCATGTTCTGATGGAATTTGAACTAACATCGGACGAGCTCGAAGATGTCAAAGGAACTCTCAAGTACATGATCAGCCGTCGGCTTCCAAGTGGGAACTACCCTGCTGGCGAAGAAGATAAGAAACATGATGCTCTAGTACACTGGTGTCATGGAGCTCCTGGGGTCACCCTCACGCTCGTCAAAGCTGCTGAG GTGTTTGGGGAGAGGGAGTTTTTAAAAGCTGCCATGGATGCAGCGGAAGTGGTTTGGAACCGCGGCCTGCTGAAACGGCTCGGGATTTGTCATGGCATCAGCGGAAACGCTTATGCGTTCCTTGCCCTCTATCGCCTCACTGGGATTGTCGAGTATCTATACAGAGCCAAAGCTTTTGCCTGCTTCTTGCTTGACAGAGCCCACATTCTCATGTCGATGGGTGAGATGCATGGAGGAGATAATCCCTTTTCGCTGTTCGAAGGTGTTGGAGGAATGGCTCATCTCTTCTTGGATATGGTTCAGCCTAAGAATGCTAGATTTCCAGCCTATGAACTCTGA
- the LOC121803102 gene encoding clathrin light chain 1-like, whose amino-acid sequence MEGFDEDVYVGKNDGAGDDNAMHYGYEGGAPPPTPPPPPIEGYGQGKLYNLSADDEGIFSEADAGGPLLPDPSQMREEGSAFREWRRQNMIYLEEKEKKEKEMRNQIIAEADEWKRKFYEKRDQTCETNKTHNREREKIYYAQQEKFHKEADNQFWKAIADIIPREVPNFEKRRGKRDNEKKPSVFVVQGPKPGKPTDMARMRQILAKLKTNPPLHMRPPPPKEEGKDGKSEAKNSGNEKKDGAADEAASSAAKAAVADGAPTDGTSATDGGNGNVEKK is encoded by the exons ATGGAAGGATTCGACGAAGATGTCTACGTCGGAAAAAACGACGGCGCCGGGGACGACAACGCCATGCACTACGGCTACGAAGGCGGTGCCCCGCCACCtacaccgccgccgccaccgatTGAGGGGTACGGCCAGGGGAAACTGTACAACCTCTCTGCCGACGACGAGGGCATCTTTTCGGAGGCAGACGCCGGCGGCCCGCTGCTGCCGGATCCCAGCCAGATGCGCGAGGAGGGATCTGCATTTCGCGAGTGGCGCCG tcaaaatatgatttatttggaagagaaagaaaagaaggaaaaggaGATGAGAAATCAGATCATTGCTGAAGCTGATGAATGGAAACGTAAATTCTACGAGAAGAGGGATCAGACGTGCGAGACCAACAAGACTCACaacagagaaagagagaaa ATATACTATGCACAACAAGAGAAATTTCACAAAGAAGCAGACAACCAGTTCTGGAAAGCGATAGCGGATATCATACCCCGCGAAGTCCCCAACTTCGAGAAGAGGCGGGGAAAGAGAGACAACGAGAAGAAACCATCAGTTTTCGTCGTCCAGGGGCCGAAGCCTGGGAAGCCAACTGACATGGCGAGGATGCGTCAGATCCTCGCCAAGCTCAAGACGAACCCTCCGCTTCACATGAGGCCGCCTCCCCCAAAGGAGGAGGGCAAGGATGGAAAGTCGGAGGCTAAGAATAGTGGGAATGAGAAGAAAGACGGGGCAGCAGATGAGGCCGCCTCGTCTGCTGCCAAAGCTGCAGTAGCAGATGGAGCGCCGACCGACGGAACATCTGCTACCGATGGAGGCAATGGGAATGTGGAGAAGAAGTGA